In one window of Juglans regia cultivar Chandler chromosome 3, Walnut 2.0, whole genome shotgun sequence DNA:
- the LOC108986277 gene encoding serine/threonine-protein kinase AtPK2/AtPK19-like: MVSSQLPGFTKTRICKPLQTQLLFPVNPTDAAVTDHVELDFSDVFGPLPVQSSMETNCCDSGNSISAEDANELIYDDPVVIYSRSHSLVGPSCISQSLKLSKLTIHESEDLVQLAECVEGETIKEVQKPAIEDGKIEKCFKDVDGNFMKVESVGIDDFEILKVVGQGAFAKVYQVRKKGSLEIYAMKVMRKDKIVEKNHAEYMKAERDILTNVDHPFIVQLRYSFQTKYRLYLVLDFVNGGHLFFQLYHHGLFREDLARLYAAEIVSAVSHLHANGIMHRDLKPENILLDADGHAMLTDFGLAKKFDENTRSNSMCGTLEYMSPEIVLGKGHDKAADWWSVGVLLFEMLTGKPPFTGNREKIQQKIVKEKIKLPAFLTSDAHSLLKGLLQKEAGKRLGCGPTGSEEIKRHKWFKPINWKKLETRQIQPSFRPEVAGKHCIANFEKRWTDMPVVDSPAASPNAGGNPFMGFSYVRPAAYFLQKDSSSTTFH, translated from the exons ATGGTGTCATCTCAATTACCTGGTTTTACCAAGACCCGCATTTGCAAACCATTGCAAACCCAATTACTTTTTCCTGTGAACCCCACAGATGCTGCAGTTACGGATCATGTTGAGCTGGATTTCTCTGATGTGTTTGGTCCTCTACCAGTTCAGTCTTCAATGGAAACAAATTGCTGTGATTCTGGTAACTCCATTTCTGCAGAAGATGCGAATGAGCTAATTTATGATGATCCGGTTGTCATTTACAGCCGATCACATTCTCTAGTTGGCCCTTCTTGTATCAGTCAATCGTTGAAGCTCAGCAAGCTCACCATTCATGAGTCAGAGGATTTGGTGCAACTAGCGGAGTGTGTCGAAGGAGAAACGATTAAAGAAGTTCAGAAACCTGCCATTGAGGATGgaaaaattgagaaatgttttaaagaTGTTGATGGAAATTTCATGAAGGTTGAGAGTGTAGGCATTGATGATTTTGAGATCTTGAAGGTTGTTGGGCAGGGTGCATTTGCAAAAGTATATCAGGTGAGGAAAAAGGGTAGTTTAGAAATATATGCAATGAAGGTCATGCGGAAGGACAAGATTGTGGAGAAGAATCATGCAGAATACATGAAAGCTGAGAGGGATATTTTGACAAATGTAGATCATCCCTTCATTGTCCAGCTCAGATACTCATTCCAA ACAAAATATAGATTATATCTTGTGCTGGATTTTGTAAATGGGGGTCACCTTTTCTTTCAGCTCTATCACCATGGCCTTTTCAG gGAAGATCTTGCCCGCTTATATGCTGCTGAGATTGTATCTGCGGTTTCTCACCTCCATGCAAATGGAATAATGCACAGAGATCTTAAACCTGAAAATATTCTACTGGATGCAGATGGCcat GCAATGTTGACTGATTTTGGACTGGCGAAGAAATTTGACGAAAATACGAGGTCTAACTCCATGTGTGGAACTCTAGAATACATGTCACCTGAAATTGTTCTTGGAAAGGGGCATGATAAGGCAGCAGACTGGTGGAGCGTGGGAGTCCTATTATTTGAGATGCTAACTGGCAAG CCTCCTTTTACTGGGAACCGAGAGAAAATTCAGCAAAAGATAGTAAAGGAAAAGATCAAGCTTCCAGCGTTCTTGACAAGTGATGCACATTCTCTGTTAAAAGGG CTGCTACAGAAAGAAGCAGGCAAGCGCCTTGGTTGTGGACCTACTGGGAGCGAGGAAATTAAGCGTCATAAGTGGTTCAAGCCAATCAATTGGAAGAAACTGGAGACCCGACAAATCCAGCCAAGTTTTCGTCCTGAAGTTGCCGGGAAGCACTGCATAGCTAACTTTGAGAAGCGCTGGACGGACATGCCAGTTGTGGATTCACCAGCTGCTAGTCCAAATGCTGGTGGAAACCCTTTCATGGGCTTCAGTTATGTGAGGCCTGCAGCTTATTTTCTTCAGAAGGATAGCTCCTCCACCACCTTCCACTAG